One segment of Castanea sativa cultivar Marrone di Chiusa Pesio chromosome 3, ASM4071231v1 DNA contains the following:
- the LOC142628438 gene encoding uncharacterized protein LOC142628438 produces MGLLEESGLRESLTLKPSEDMRQLMRRIEEYKRLEDDRLQSKGKKPIISYPQNNGFNPRHRKDLRIQEPGSAVGGVNATFKEPIHRIIDRIKNETYFKRLNRMAGDSSRRNQNLYCSYHRDKGHTTEQCRVLKDHLEQLVKAGHLK; encoded by the coding sequence ATGGGCCTCCTCGAAGAGTCCGGGCTGAGAGAATCGTTGACCTTAAAGCCCTCTGAGGATATGAGGCAGTTGATGAGGCGTATAGAAGAGTACAAGCGCTTAGAGGATGATCGGTTGCAGTCCAAAGGGAAGAAGCCGATAATCAGTTATCCTCAGAACAACGGCTTCAACCCCAGACACAGGAAGGATTTGAGAATTCAAGAGCCCGGCTCGGCGGTTGGGGGGGTCAACGCGACGTTCAAGGAGCCTATACACCGCATCATTGATAGGATAAAAAATGAGACGTATTTTAAGCGGCTGAACAGGATGGCAGGTGACTCGTCAAGGAGAAACCAGAACTTGTATTGTTCCTATCATAGAGATAAAGGGCACACCACCGAGCAGTGTCGGGTGTTGAAAGATCACCTGGAACAGTTGGTGAAAGCGGGGCATTTGAAATAG